In Kitasatospora sp. NBC_00240, the following are encoded in one genomic region:
- a CDS encoding P-II family nitrogen regulator, with product MKLITAIIKPHRLDDVKAALQAFGVHGLTVTEASGYGRQRGHTEVYRGAEYTVDLVPKVRIEVLVEDDDAEQLIDVLVKAARTGKIGDGKVWSVPVETAVRVRTGERGPDAL from the coding sequence ATGAAGCTCATCACCGCGATCATCAAGCCGCACCGGCTGGACGACGTGAAGGCCGCACTGCAGGCCTTCGGGGTGCACGGTCTGACCGTCACCGAGGCGAGTGGCTACGGCCGCCAGCGCGGCCACACCGAGGTCTACCGGGGCGCGGAGTACACCGTCGACCTGGTGCCGAAGGTCCGCATCGAGGTCCTCGTCGAGGACGACGACGCGGAGCAGCTGATCGACGTCCTGGTGAAGGCCGCCAGGACCGGCAAGATCGGCGACGGCAAGGTCTGGAGCGTCCCCGTCGAGACCGCCGTTCGGGTCCGTACCGGGGAGCGCGGGCCCGACGCCCTCTAA
- a CDS encoding ammonium transporter, producing the protein MPDGFSAGDTAFVLISAALVMLMTPGLAFFYGGMVRVKSTLNMLVMSFISLAIVTVLWVLYGYSLSFGPDAGAGLIGNLDFLGMQGIGLNDLTGTIPVTTFAVFQLMFAIITPALISGAIADRAKFGAWALFIALWVTLVYFPVAHWVFFFDKGNGGWLGDRNGVIDFAGGTAVHINAGVAGLALCLVLGKRVGFKRDPMRPHSLPLVMLGSGLLWFGWFGFNAGSALAANGVASMALINTQIATAAAVLGWLVYEKLKHGAFTTLGAASGAVAGLVAITPACGSVSPLGSIAIGLIAGAACAAAISLKYRFGFDDSLDVVGVHAIGGAIGSLLVGLFATGTVGQTAKGLFYGGGFDQLGKQAMGVAAVAVYSFVVSWLLGQAIHKTIGFRVTEDVEVAGIDQAEHAESAYDFSAMGASLSRATPAPAGKTEKTAEKTAEKTEVGA; encoded by the coding sequence ATGCCGGACGGCTTCAGCGCAGGCGATACCGCCTTTGTGCTCATCAGTGCGGCCCTGGTCATGTTGATGACCCCGGGCCTGGCCTTCTTCTACGGGGGCATGGTCAGGGTCAAGAGCACGCTCAACATGCTGGTCATGAGCTTCATCTCGCTGGCGATCGTCACCGTGCTCTGGGTGCTCTACGGCTACAGCCTGAGCTTCGGCCCCGACGCGGGTGCCGGCCTGATCGGCAACCTCGACTTCCTGGGGATGCAGGGCATCGGCCTGAACGACCTGACCGGCACCATCCCGGTCACCACCTTCGCGGTGTTCCAGCTGATGTTCGCGATCATCACCCCCGCGCTGATCAGCGGCGCGATCGCGGACCGGGCCAAGTTCGGCGCCTGGGCGCTGTTCATCGCCCTCTGGGTGACGCTGGTCTACTTCCCCGTCGCGCACTGGGTCTTCTTCTTCGACAAGGGCAACGGCGGCTGGCTCGGCGACCGCAACGGCGTGATCGACTTCGCCGGCGGTACCGCGGTGCACATCAACGCCGGTGTCGCGGGCCTCGCGCTCTGCCTGGTGCTCGGCAAGCGGGTCGGCTTCAAGCGTGACCCGATGCGCCCGCACAGCCTGCCGCTGGTGATGCTCGGCTCCGGCCTGCTGTGGTTCGGCTGGTTCGGCTTCAACGCCGGCTCCGCGCTGGCCGCCAACGGCGTCGCCTCGATGGCCCTGATCAACACCCAGATCGCCACCGCCGCCGCGGTGCTCGGCTGGCTGGTCTACGAGAAGCTCAAGCACGGCGCCTTCACCACCCTCGGTGCGGCCTCCGGTGCGGTCGCGGGCCTGGTCGCCATCACCCCGGCCTGTGGTTCGGTCAGCCCGCTCGGCTCGATCGCCATCGGCCTGATCGCCGGCGCGGCCTGCGCCGCCGCGATCAGCCTCAAGTACCGCTTCGGCTTCGACGACTCGCTCGACGTGGTCGGCGTGCACGCCATCGGTGGCGCCATCGGCTCCCTCCTGGTCGGCCTGTTCGCCACCGGCACCGTCGGCCAGACCGCCAAGGGCCTGTTCTACGGCGGCGGCTTCGACCAGCTCGGCAAGCAGGCGATGGGCGTGGCAGCGGTCGCCGTCTACTCCTTCGTGGTCTCCTGGCTGCTCGGCCAGGCGATCCACAAGACGATCGGCTTCCGGGTCACCGAGGACGTCGAGGTGGCCGGCATCGACCAGGCCGAGCACGCCGAGTCCGCGTACGACTTCAGCGCGATGGGCGCCAGCCTGTCCCGCGCCACCCCGGCCCCCGCCGGGAAGACCGAGAAGACCGCCGAGAAGACCGCCGAGAAGACCGAGGTTGGTGCCTGA
- a CDS encoding bifunctional DNA primase/polymerase: MDNLFGDLRLGHLRLVPRGTRRRTRATAFQAAAFQAAAEYTGRWGWAVAAGAPAPGHPIPAPPAGPRADGPRADWRPGPAGAVLLPTGRAFDVLDVPEQAGLQALVRLERMGTQVGPVLAPPTGRLQFLVAAGAARRLPDLLYRMGWDDAALDLACHGEGGYVAAPPTVLDGLGPVRWLRRPTRDNAGCPPEARLLLGTLAYACHRSRERSSEPAWLAS; this comes from the coding sequence ATGGACAACCTGTTCGGCGATCTTCGGCTGGGACACCTGCGGCTCGTACCGCGCGGTACCCGGCGCCGCACCCGCGCCACCGCGTTCCAGGCGGCGGCGTTCCAGGCAGCGGCGGAGTACACCGGACGCTGGGGCTGGGCGGTCGCCGCCGGCGCCCCCGCCCCGGGCCACCCGATCCCGGCCCCCCCGGCCGGGCCGCGGGCGGACGGGCCGCGGGCGGACTGGCGCCCCGGCCCCGCGGGCGCCGTCCTCCTCCCCACCGGGCGGGCCTTCGACGTGCTGGACGTGCCCGAGCAGGCCGGCCTGCAGGCCCTGGTCCGGCTGGAGCGGATGGGCACCCAGGTCGGCCCGGTGCTGGCCCCGCCGACCGGCCGCCTGCAGTTCCTGGTCGCGGCCGGTGCCGCCCGCCGGCTGCCCGACCTGCTCTACCGGATGGGCTGGGACGACGCCGCGCTCGACCTGGCCTGCCACGGCGAGGGCGGCTACGTCGCCGCGCCCCCGACCGTCCTCGACGGCCTCGGCCCGGTCCGCTGGCTGCGCCGCCCCACCCGGGACAACGCCGGCTGTCCGCCGGAGGCCCGGCTGCTGCTCGGCACGCTCGCGTACGCCTGCCACCGCAGCCGCGAGCGCAGCTCCGAGCCCGCCTGGCTCGCCTCCTGA
- the ftsY gene encoding signal recognition particle-docking protein FtsY → MEFVILAVVIAVAVIGTIAGLVVSGRRRKELPPQASAPVITAPKAPAEPEPEPQVGDEAAPPVEVPVQTVEEVELPPVAEIEAPPALEVPEPTAGRLVRLRSRLSRSQNSLGKGLLTLLSRERLDEDTWEEIEETLLIADVGVKPTQELVDRLRTRVKVLGTRTPAELRGLLQEELVQLIGADTDRTLHTARHEDGRPAVVLVVGVNGVGKTTTSGKLGRVLVADGRKVVLGAADTFRAAAADQLQTWGERVGARTVRGPEGGDPASVAFDAVKEGIAEGADTVLVDTAGRLHTKTGLMDELGKVKRVVEKHGPVDEVLLVLDATTGQNGLVQARVFAEVVDITGIVLTKLDGTAKGGIVIAVQRELGVPVKLIGLGEGADDLAPFEPAAFVDALIGD, encoded by the coding sequence GTGGAATTCGTGATCCTTGCCGTGGTCATCGCGGTGGCCGTCATCGGCACGATCGCGGGCCTCGTCGTCAGCGGGAGGCGACGCAAGGAGCTGCCGCCGCAGGCGTCGGCACCGGTCATCACGGCGCCGAAGGCCCCGGCCGAGCCCGAGCCCGAACCCCAGGTGGGGGACGAGGCGGCGCCACCGGTCGAGGTCCCGGTCCAGACCGTCGAGGAGGTCGAGCTCCCGCCGGTCGCCGAGATCGAGGCACCGCCGGCCCTCGAAGTCCCCGAGCCGACCGCCGGCCGCCTGGTCCGGCTGCGCTCGCGGCTCTCCCGCTCGCAGAACTCGCTCGGGAAGGGCCTGCTCACGCTGCTCTCCCGGGAGCGGCTCGACGAGGACACCTGGGAGGAGATCGAGGAGACCCTGCTGATTGCCGACGTCGGCGTGAAGCCCACCCAGGAGCTGGTCGACCGGCTGCGGACCCGGGTCAAGGTGCTCGGCACCCGCACGCCCGCCGAGCTGCGCGGCCTGCTCCAGGAGGAGCTGGTCCAGCTGATCGGCGCGGACACCGACCGCACCCTGCACACCGCCCGGCACGAGGACGGCCGCCCGGCCGTCGTCCTGGTGGTCGGCGTCAACGGGGTCGGCAAGACCACCACCTCCGGCAAGCTCGGCCGGGTCCTGGTGGCCGACGGCCGCAAGGTCGTCCTGGGCGCGGCCGACACCTTCCGGGCCGCGGCCGCCGACCAGCTGCAGACCTGGGGCGAGCGGGTCGGCGCACGGACCGTCCGCGGGCCCGAGGGCGGCGACCCGGCCTCGGTCGCGTTCGACGCCGTCAAGGAGGGCATCGCCGAGGGCGCCGACACCGTCCTGGTGGACACCGCGGGGCGGCTGCACACCAAGACCGGCCTGATGGACGAGCTGGGCAAGGTCAAGCGGGTCGTCGAGAAGCACGGCCCGGTCGACGAGGTGCTGCTCGTCCTGGACGCCACCACCGGCCAGAACGGCCTGGTGCAGGCCCGGGTCTTCGCCGAGGTGGTCGACATCACCGGCATCGTGCTGACCAAGCTGGACGGCACCGCCAAGGGCGGCATCGTGATCGCCGTCCAGCGCGAGCTGGGCGTCCCGGTCAAGCTGATCGGACTCGGCGAGGGCGCGGACGACCTGGCGCCCTTCGAGCCGGCCGCGTTCGTCGACGCGCTGATCGGCGACTGA
- the smc gene encoding chromosome segregation protein SMC, translating to MHLKSLTLRGFKSFASATTLRFEPGITCVVGPNGSGKSNVVDALSWVMGEQGAKSLRGGKMEDVIFAGTSGRSPLGRAEVSLTIDNTDGALPIDYTEVTITRTMFRNGGSEYALNGDTCRLLDIQELLSDSGIGREMHVIVGQGRLDSVLQADPTGRRAFIEEAAGVLKHRKRKEKALRKLDAMQVNLNRVQDLVAELRRQLGPLGRQAKIARRAAGIQADLRDARLRLLADDLTGLRRAVEAEIADELALRLRRSTVEQELARALQREAVLEAQVEQLGPRLEAARQTWYQLSALTERARGTIGLAEARARHAEASGQAEERRGRDPQELEREAEQVREEEAALAEALEEARYALAEAVETRAALERELGEEQRRLKAAARAVADRREGLARLQGQTAAARSRAAGAEAEIGRLAQARDEALVRAAAADQEFRELQEQVDELARGDEELEDAHQEARARLAAIDRELADARETAGAADRERAATTARRDALALGLRRKDGSGALLAAGGGAVGVLGPAAALLKPEPGYEVAIAAALGAAADAIAVDGVEAAVRALDLLRAEDAGRAALLIADRPDHPGPDQLSDVSPDVLPAELPAGARRAADLVTAPPGLRPAVRRLLAAAVVVTGLDQARQLIQDHPELTAFTVDGDQLGARFAQGGAAGAPSLLETQAAVDEADRAIEELTGRCALLGTRLGDLTTRRAGAAAEVEQLALRARQGQKERAQVAGALGRLGGQARAAAGEAERLAAAAARAEEGLEQAAAAAEELAGRLATAEQSAEADDHEPDTDEQDRLAEAAGQARQAELETRLAVRTHEERVRALAGRADQLDRSAGAEREARARAAARRERARHECAVAVAVAAGTRQLLACLEISLARAAAERDEAEQARAARESELRTGREHGRELKAELDKLVDAGHRDEVLRAEKRLRIEQLEAKALEEFGIEAEELLTSHGPGVPVPPGVPEEGQEPGEPRPYVRAEQEKRLRAAERAYQQLGKVNPLALEEFAALEERHQFLGEQLDDLKRSRRDLMEIVKDVDARVEQLFTAAYHDTAAQFEGVFSRLFPGGEGRLVLTDPDNMLTTGVEVEARPPGKKVKRLSLLSGGERSLTAVALLVSIFKARPSPFYVMDEVEAALDETNLRRLIAIMEELRESSQLIVITHQKLTMECADALYGVTMKGDGISQVISQRLRAVPPPGRGTGGERHERGAAAPRPARVTAGES from the coding sequence GTGCACCTGAAGAGTCTGACCCTGCGCGGCTTCAAGTCCTTCGCCTCCGCCACCACCCTCCGCTTCGAACCCGGCATCACCTGCGTGGTCGGGCCGAACGGCTCCGGCAAGTCCAACGTGGTGGACGCGCTGTCCTGGGTGATGGGCGAGCAGGGCGCCAAATCCCTGCGCGGCGGCAAGATGGAGGACGTCATCTTCGCCGGGACCAGCGGGCGCAGCCCGCTCGGCCGGGCCGAGGTCAGCCTCACCATCGACAACACCGACGGCGCGCTGCCCATCGACTACACCGAGGTGACCATCACCCGGACGATGTTCCGCAACGGCGGCAGCGAGTACGCGCTCAACGGTGACACCTGCCGGCTGCTGGACATCCAGGAACTGCTCTCCGACTCCGGCATCGGCCGCGAGATGCACGTCATCGTCGGGCAGGGCCGGCTGGACTCCGTCCTGCAGGCCGACCCGACGGGCCGCCGGGCCTTCATCGAGGAGGCCGCCGGCGTCCTCAAACACCGCAAGCGCAAGGAGAAGGCGCTGCGCAAACTGGACGCGATGCAGGTCAACCTCAACCGCGTCCAGGACCTGGTCGCCGAACTGCGCCGCCAGCTGGGCCCGCTGGGACGCCAGGCGAAGATCGCCCGGCGGGCGGCCGGCATCCAGGCCGATCTGCGCGACGCCCGGCTGCGCCTGCTCGCGGACGACCTCACCGGCCTGCGGCGCGCCGTCGAGGCCGAGATCGCGGACGAACTCGCGCTGCGCCTGCGGCGCTCCACCGTCGAGCAGGAACTCGCCCGCGCCCTGCAGCGCGAGGCCGTGCTGGAGGCCCAGGTCGAGCAGCTGGGCCCGCGGCTGGAGGCCGCCCGGCAGACCTGGTACCAGCTCTCCGCGCTGACCGAACGGGCCAGGGGCACCATCGGCCTGGCCGAGGCCCGGGCCCGGCACGCCGAGGCGAGCGGGCAGGCCGAGGAGCGGCGCGGCCGCGACCCCCAGGAGCTGGAGCGCGAGGCCGAGCAGGTCCGGGAGGAGGAGGCCGCGCTCGCCGAGGCGCTGGAGGAGGCCCGCTACGCGCTGGCCGAGGCGGTCGAGACCCGCGCCGCGCTGGAACGCGAACTCGGCGAGGAGCAGCGCCGCCTGAAGGCGGCCGCGCGCGCCGTCGCGGATCGCCGCGAGGGCCTGGCCCGGCTGCAGGGGCAGACCGCCGCGGCCCGCTCCAGGGCCGCCGGCGCGGAGGCCGAGATCGGGCGGCTCGCCCAGGCCAGGGACGAGGCGCTCGTCCGGGCCGCGGCCGCCGACCAGGAGTTCCGCGAGCTCCAGGAGCAGGTCGACGAACTCGCCCGGGGCGACGAGGAGCTGGAGGACGCCCACCAGGAGGCCCGGGCCCGTCTCGCCGCGATCGACCGCGAGCTCGCGGACGCCCGGGAGACGGCGGGCGCCGCCGACCGTGAGCGGGCCGCGACCACCGCCCGCCGGGACGCGCTGGCCCTCGGCCTGCGGCGCAAGGACGGCAGCGGCGCCCTGCTCGCCGCCGGGGGAGGGGCGGTGGGGGTGCTCGGGCCGGCGGCCGCCCTGCTGAAGCCCGAACCGGGGTACGAGGTCGCGATCGCGGCCGCCCTCGGCGCCGCGGCGGACGCGATCGCCGTGGACGGGGTCGAGGCGGCCGTCCGGGCCCTGGACCTCCTGCGGGCCGAGGACGCCGGCCGGGCCGCCCTGCTGATCGCCGACCGGCCGGACCACCCCGGGCCGGACCAGCTGTCCGACGTCTCCCCGGACGTCCTCCCGGCCGAACTGCCGGCCGGCGCCCGCCGGGCCGCGGACCTGGTGACGGCGCCCCCCGGTCTGCGGCCGGCCGTCCGGCGGCTGCTGGCGGCCGCCGTGGTCGTCACCGGCCTCGACCAGGCCCGGCAACTCATCCAGGACCATCCGGAGTTGACGGCCTTCACCGTCGACGGCGACCAGCTCGGCGCCCGCTTCGCGCAGGGCGGCGCGGCCGGCGCGCCGAGCCTGCTGGAGACCCAGGCGGCCGTCGACGAGGCCGACCGGGCGATCGAGGAACTCACCGGCCGCTGCGCCCTGCTGGGCACGCGACTCGGTGACCTGACCACCCGGCGGGCCGGCGCCGCGGCCGAGGTGGAACAGCTCGCCCTCCGCGCACGGCAGGGCCAGAAGGAACGGGCCCAGGTCGCCGGCGCCCTCGGCCGGCTCGGCGGCCAGGCCAGAGCCGCCGCCGGCGAGGCCGAACGGCTCGCCGCGGCGGCCGCCCGGGCCGAGGAGGGGCTGGAGCAGGCCGCCGCTGCCGCGGAGGAACTCGCCGGGCGGCTGGCGACGGCCGAGCAGTCGGCCGAGGCGGACGACCATGAGCCCGACACCGACGAACAGGACCGGCTCGCCGAGGCGGCCGGCCAGGCCCGGCAGGCCGAACTGGAGACCCGGCTCGCCGTCCGCACCCACGAGGAGCGCGTCCGGGCCCTGGCCGGCCGGGCCGACCAGCTGGACCGCTCCGCCGGCGCCGAGCGGGAGGCCCGGGCCCGGGCCGCGGCCCGGCGGGAGCGGGCCCGGCACGAGTGCGCCGTGGCGGTCGCGGTCGCGGCCGGCACCCGGCAGCTGCTGGCCTGCCTGGAGATCTCGCTCGCCAGGGCCGCCGCCGAACGCGACGAGGCCGAGCAGGCCCGCGCCGCCCGGGAGAGCGAACTGCGCACCGGCCGCGAGCACGGCCGGGAACTCAAGGCCGAACTCGACAAGCTGGTCGACGCCGGCCACCGGGACGAGGTGCTCCGCGCCGAGAAGCGGCTGCGGATCGAGCAGCTGGAGGCCAAGGCCCTGGAGGAGTTCGGCATCGAGGCCGAGGAACTGCTCACCAGCCACGGGCCGGGCGTACCCGTGCCGCCCGGTGTCCCCGAGGAGGGGCAGGAGCCGGGGGAGCCCCGGCCGTACGTCCGGGCGGAGCAGGAGAAGCGGCTGCGGGCCGCCGAGCGCGCGTACCAGCAGCTGGGGAAGGTCAACCCGCTGGCGCTGGAGGAGTTCGCGGCCCTGGAGGAGCGCCACCAGTTCCTCGGCGAGCAGCTGGACGACCTCAAGCGCAGCCGGCGCGACCTGATGGAGATCGTCAAGGACGTGGACGCCAGGGTCGAGCAGCTGTTCACCGCCGCGTACCACGACACGGCCGCGCAGTTCGAGGGCGTCTTCTCCCGACTGTTCCCCGGCGGGGAGGGGCGGCTGGTGCTGACCGACCCCGACAACATGCTGACCACCGGCGTCGAGGTGGAGGCCCGCCCGCCGGGCAAGAAGGTCAAGCGGCTGTCGTTGCTCTCGGGCGGCGAGCGCTCCCTGACGGCCGTCGCCCTGCTGGTCTCGATCTTCAAGGCGCGGCCGAGCCCCTTCTACGTGATGGACGAGGTCGAGGCGGCGCTCGACGAGACCAACCTGCGGCGGCTGATCGCGATCATGGAGGAGCTGCGGGAGAGCTCCCAGCTCATCGTGATCACGCACCAGAAGCTCACCATGGAGTGCGCCGACGCGCTCTACGGCGTCACCATGAAGGGCGACGGCATCTCGCAGGTGATCAGCCAGCGGCTGCGGGCGGTCCCGCCTCCCGGCCGTGGGACCGGGGGAGAGCGCCACGAGCGGGGGGCCGCCGCGCCCCGGCCGGCCCGGGTGACGGCCGGGGAGTCCTGA
- a CDS encoding acylphosphatase: MHGRDSNEPVRATVWVRGRVQQVGFRWWTRARALEIGLTGYASNLGDGRVQVVAEGLPADCEQLLALLRGPDTPGAVTGVTEIWTVTGEGYDSFAIR, encoded by the coding sequence ATGCATGGTCGTGACAGCAACGAGCCCGTCCGGGCCACCGTCTGGGTGCGGGGCAGGGTGCAGCAGGTCGGCTTCCGCTGGTGGACCCGTGCCCGGGCGCTGGAGATCGGCCTGACCGGCTATGCGAGCAATCTCGGCGACGGCCGGGTGCAGGTGGTGGCCGAGGGGCTGCCGGCCGACTGCGAACAGCTCCTCGCACTGCTGCGCGGCCCGGACACGCCCGGCGCGGTCACCGGGGTCACGGAGATCTGGACGGTCACCGGCGAGGGCTACGACAGCTTCGCGATCCGCTGA
- a CDS encoding CAP domain-containing protein encodes MARHARGARPAEDEQPAGRAGRRQARAAAQQKRRRRTGGLLAICATALAAGAGGVVSGVLPAPDAAVVAGDAPLEALSPGGTGTPGNSSPGASPTGAADTAAPSPSAGPTRDDASPAADRGEARSPLASPSASAPGATAAPSSPAATTPAPRPSPTATATPTATASPSTKAANPAAAVLALVNDERKAAGCAPVTADTRLDALAKAFSDDMAARGFFDHTDPDGHTPWDRAKAVGISNLGGENIARGQATPEAVMTAWMNSPGHRANILNCQFTKLGVGVHTGSGGPWWTQDFGF; translated from the coding sequence ATGGCACGACACGCACGCGGCGCGCGACCGGCCGAGGACGAGCAGCCCGCCGGACGCGCGGGCCGGCGACAGGCCAGGGCGGCCGCCCAGCAGAAGCGCCGGCGCCGTACCGGCGGACTGCTGGCGATCTGCGCCACGGCGCTCGCCGCAGGCGCGGGCGGTGTGGTGAGCGGCGTCCTGCCGGCCCCCGACGCCGCGGTGGTGGCCGGTGACGCGCCCCTGGAGGCGCTGTCCCCCGGCGGCACCGGTACGCCCGGCAACTCCTCCCCCGGTGCCTCCCCGACCGGTGCGGCGGACACCGCGGCGCCGTCCCCGAGCGCCGGGCCGACCCGGGACGACGCCTCCCCGGCCGCCGACCGCGGCGAGGCCCGCTCGCCGCTCGCCTCGCCCAGTGCGAGCGCCCCCGGCGCGACCGCGGCGCCGAGCAGCCCGGCCGCCACCACGCCGGCGCCCAGGCCGAGCCCCACCGCGACGGCCACGCCCACCGCCACCGCGAGCCCGAGCACCAAGGCGGCCAACCCCGCCGCCGCCGTGCTCGCCCTGGTGAACGACGAGCGCAAGGCGGCCGGCTGCGCGCCGGTGACCGCGGACACCCGCCTGGACGCGCTCGCCAAGGCCTTCAGCGACGACATGGCCGCACGCGGGTTCTTCGACCACACCGACCCGGACGGCCACACCCCGTGGGACCGTGCCAAGGCCGTCGGCATCAGCAACCTCGGGGGCGAGAACATCGCCCGCGGCCAGGCCACCCCCGAGGCCGTGATGACCGCCTGGATGAACAGCCCGGGCCACCGCGCCAACATCCTGAACTGCCAGTTCACCAAGCTCGGCGTGGGTGTCCACACCGGCTCCGGCGGCCCCTGGTGGACGCAGGACTTCGGCTTCTGA
- the mutM gene encoding bifunctional DNA-formamidopyrimidine glycosylase/DNA-(apurinic or apyrimidinic site) lyase, whose translation MPELPEVEVVRRGLANWVAGRTVEDVQVLHARAVRRQPAGAADFAARLTGTTLGSARRRGKYLWVPLQGGRGAAGGGFSLIGHLGMSGQLLVQDPSVPDETHLRVRLRFTDGGRELRFVDQRTFGGLAVEEAEDGDPEGTPLSIAHIARDPLDPRFDDEAFVTALRAKRTTVKRALLHQTLISGVGNIYADEALWRAKLHYDRPTAGLTRPQGALLLGHAREVMNAALAVGGTSFDSLYVNVNGESGYFSRDLDAYGREGEPCGRCGTPIRRAAWMNRSSYFCPRCQRIPRPR comes from the coding sequence GTGCCCGAACTTCCCGAGGTGGAGGTCGTCCGGCGCGGACTGGCCAACTGGGTGGCCGGCCGGACCGTCGAGGACGTCCAGGTGCTGCATGCGCGCGCCGTCCGCCGCCAGCCGGCCGGGGCCGCGGACTTCGCCGCCCGGCTGACCGGGACGACCCTCGGCTCCGCCCGGCGCCGGGGCAAGTACCTCTGGGTGCCGCTGCAGGGCGGCCGGGGCGCGGCCGGCGGCGGGTTCTCGCTGATCGGCCACCTCGGGATGAGCGGCCAGCTCCTCGTCCAGGACCCTTCGGTACCGGACGAGACCCACCTGCGGGTCCGGCTGCGGTTCACCGACGGCGGGCGCGAACTGCGCTTCGTCGACCAGCGGACCTTCGGCGGCCTCGCGGTCGAGGAGGCCGAGGACGGCGACCCCGAGGGCACGCCGCTCTCCATCGCGCACATCGCCCGTGACCCGCTCGACCCGCGCTTCGACGACGAGGCCTTCGTCACCGCGCTGCGCGCCAAGCGCACCACGGTCAAGCGGGCCCTGCTCCACCAGACGCTGATCAGCGGGGTCGGCAACATCTACGCCGACGAGGCGCTCTGGCGCGCCAAGCTGCACTACGACCGCCCCACCGCCGGCCTGACCCGTCCGCAGGGCGCGCTGCTGCTCGGGCACGCCCGCGAGGTGATGAACGCGGCCCTGGCGGTCGGCGGCACCAGCTTCGACAGCCTCTACGTCAACGTGAACGGCGAGAGCGGCTACTTCTCCCGCGACCTGGACGCCTACGGCCGCGAGGGCGAGCCCTGCGGCCGCTGCGGCACCCCGATCCGCCGGGCGGCCTGGATGAACCGTTCCAGCTACTTCTGCCCGCGCTGCCAGCGGATCCCCCGCCCGCGCTGA